One segment of Argiope bruennichi chromosome 11, qqArgBrue1.1, whole genome shotgun sequence DNA contains the following:
- the LOC129957193 gene encoding uncharacterized protein LOC129957193 — translation MAGVSNDVVMQSASKEQGQNDDVPSSESIPEDGKSCSKNVLEHISTSSSTATEPIAVESTEFIESKPDGSSSLSLSEKSLHDAPNISEGSPKEIASENQINTTLRRVNSEDKESIQSTVTQEIGSNKEIQRNISEETESIKITESDHSGKALSSKLSQEAISTEIQLTQATNLKDPTRLLYSSDSSSKNGASVTTTNQNVPKDLNPSAVPEIQPEKFPRLAADLSNCEKNSDSSGAAAEDTDIFNSLQNTEEYKNGTRLKIVNQSGSGGFVVASPTTSCAPIFPKLEIPPILPSTMDSSMDSVNPITSSNDSETPMDMHSKMSLSAMESALAAWVNRGLDRVFNRARELTSEDFLKYTENEFKCVLDIFKQMKLRIDTLLTAADNLPDPPSTLSQRRKVRKYSTRDDVKEAGMNVHRRLELLEADANGDYERFVLLCLQNSNRNDEEFDPRQLEITALNIISNSYVRVSERFMELNLIIEIFRDNIRDFCSELERLL, via the coding sequence ATGGCCGGAGTTTCGAATGATGTGGTGATGCAATCTGCCTCAAAAGAACAAGGCCAAAATGATGATGTTCCCTCTAGTGAGAGTATTCCAGAAGATGGCAAATCATGTTCTAAAAATGTCTTGGAACATATTTCAACAAGTTCAAGTACAGCAACAGAGCCAATTGCTGTTGAATCAACTGAATTCATTGAATCAAAGCCCGATGGTTCCTCATCTCTATCCCTTTCTGAAAAATCTCTTCATGATGCACCAAATATTTCAGAAGGAAGTCCAAAAGAAATTGCGtcagaaaatcaaattaatacaaCTCTTAGAAGAGTTAATTCTGAAGATAAAGAATCAATTCAATCAACAGTTACTCAAGAAATTGGATCAAACAAAGAAATCCAAcgaaatatttctgaagaaactgaatctattaaaataacagaatCGGATCATTCCGGGAAAGCTCTATCAAGTAAATTATCCCAGGAGGCAATATCCACTGAAATTCAATTAACTCAAGCAACTAACTTAAAAGATCCAACTCGTCTATTATATTCTTCGGATTCAAGCAGCAAAAATGGTGCCTCCGTCACTACAACGAATCAAAATGTTCCAAAGGATTTAAACCCATCTGCAGTGCCAGAAATTCAGCCTGAGAAATTTCCTAGACTCGCTGCCGATTTAtcgaattgtgaaaaaaattccgATTCTTCTGGAGCTGCTGCTGaagatacagatatttttaattctctacaAAATactgaagaatataaaaatggGACTCGTCTTAAGATTGTTAACCAAAGTGGTAGCGGTGGTTTTGTAGTAGCTAGTCCCACCACGTCATGTGCGCCAATTTTTCCCAAACTCGAAATACCACCAATATTACCATCCACAATGGATTCTTCAATGGATTCAGTGAATCCTATAACATCATCGAATGATTCAGAAACCCCTATGGATATGCATTCCAAGATGTCTTTGTCTGCAATGGAATCCGCTCTTGCTGCCTGGGTAAACAGAGGTCTGGACAGAGTTTTCAACAGGGCCAGGGAGCTTACCTCagaagatttcttaaaatatactgaaaatgaatttaaatgtgtactagatatatttaaacaaatgaaactgCGCATAGATACCTTGTTGACAGCAGCTGATAACTTACCGGATCCTCCATCTACATTGTCTCAAAGAAGGAAAGTTCGAAAATATTCGACTCGTGACGATGTAAAGGAAGCTGGAATGAACGTACATCGTAGATTAGAGCTATTGGAAGCAGATGCAAATGGAGATTATGAGAGATTTGTTTTACTCTGCCTTCAAAATTCAAACCGTAATGATGAGGAATTTGATCCTAGGCAACTAGAAATAACGGCCCTTAACATAATTTCAAATTCGTATGTAAGAGTATCTGAACGCTTTATGGAACTtaatttgattattgaaatttttcgtgACAATATCCGTGATTTTTGTTCAGAATTGGAAAGGCTTCTGTGA